A stretch of Cellulosilyticum sp. I15G10I2 DNA encodes these proteins:
- a CDS encoding amino acid ABC transporter permease, with product MIAIIQTYGLMLLQALGKTLLLTLLSLFFAMIIGLIFSLMNVGKNRFLNFLGTAYVDGVRGVPLIVLAFFIYFGLPSGIKMLGIQNFRLTALSAGTIALAMNCGAYMAEIIRAGIESVDKGQMEASRSLGLNYSKSMRLVVLPQAIRTMIPSIINQFIITLKDTSILSVIGFPELTNMGRTISGNTLRSLETWAIIGIMYMVVIISLSKIAKRVERRVNRGR from the coding sequence ATGATTGCAATCATTCAAACATATGGCTTAATGCTGCTTCAGGCACTGGGGAAGACTTTGCTGCTTACGTTGTTATCGCTGTTTTTTGCCATGATCATTGGGCTGATTTTTTCCTTGATGAACGTTGGGAAAAACCGTTTTTTAAACTTTTTAGGGACTGCATATGTTGATGGGGTCCGTGGCGTGCCACTGATTGTTTTAGCTTTTTTTATCTATTTTGGCTTGCCAAGCGGTATTAAAATGTTGGGCATACAAAATTTCAGATTGACTGCACTTTCGGCGGGAACCATTGCACTTGCCATGAACTGTGGGGCCTATATGGCTGAAATTATCCGTGCAGGTATTGAAAGTGTTGATAAAGGACAGATGGAAGCCAGCAGGAGTCTTGGCTTAAATTATAGTAAAAGCATGCGGTTGGTCGTATTGCCACAGGCCATCCGTACCATGATCCCTTCTATTATCAATCAGTTTATCATTACCTTAAAAGATACCTCCATTCTTTCTGTTATTGGATTCCCAGAGCTTACTAATATGGGTAGAACCATCAGTGGTAATACACTTAGGAGTTTGGAAACCTGGGCAATCATTGGTATTATGTATATGGTTGTAATTATTTCGCTTAGTAAGATTGCTAAGAGGGTTGAAAGGAGAGTTAACCGTGGTAGGTAG
- a CDS encoding transporter substrate-binding domain-containing protein, with amino-acid sequence MKKSLALTLCTILLAGLSLTGCGSKNTEEASSTASNGTTNEKTWIIATDTVFKPFEYTNEKNEFVGIDVDLLAAIAEDQGFTYELNSLGWDAAVAAVQVGQADGLIAGATIKQERIDSGWIFSDGYFNATQTFVVAEGSDINSFEALKGKNVAVKNGTAGADFANSLKDQYGFTVTVFEDSPTMYQDVLLGNSEACVEDTPIMAASIKEGGLKLTIPAGMESEGAPYGFAIMNKDNQELLDMFNAGLANLKASGKYDEILNTYLK; translated from the coding sequence ATGAAAAAATCTTTAGCTTTAACTTTATGTACAATTTTACTTGCAGGTTTATCATTAACAGGATGTGGTTCTAAAAATACTGAAGAAGCATCTTCAACAGCATCTAACGGAACAACAAACGAAAAAACATGGATCATCGCAACAGATACGGTATTTAAACCTTTTGAGTATACTAATGAAAAGAATGAATTTGTAGGGATTGATGTTGATTTACTTGCTGCTATTGCAGAAGATCAGGGATTTACATATGAATTAAATAGCCTCGGTTGGGACGCAGCAGTTGCAGCAGTTCAGGTAGGTCAGGCAGATGGTCTTATTGCAGGGGCAACAATCAAGCAAGAACGTATTGATTCTGGATGGATCTTCTCAGATGGCTATTTCAATGCAACTCAGACTTTTGTAGTAGCTGAGGGAAGTGATATTAACAGTTTTGAAGCACTTAAAGGTAAAAATGTGGCAGTTAAAAACGGTACAGCAGGAGCAGACTTTGCAAATAGCTTAAAAGATCAATATGGCTTTACAGTGACTGTTTTTGAAGATTCACCGACTATGTATCAAGACGTACTTCTTGGAAACAGTGAAGCATGTGTAGAAGATACACCAATCATGGCAGCTTCCATCAAAGAAGGCGGCCTTAAGCTTACAATCCCTGCGGGAATGGAAAGTGAGGGTGCTCCTTATGGCTTTGCTATTATGAATAAAGATAACCAAGAATTACTCGATATGTTCAATGCCGGACTTGCAAACCTTAAAGCAAGCGGAAAATACGATGAAATCCTTAATACGTATTTAAAATAA